One window of the Crassaminicella thermophila genome contains the following:
- the iolD gene encoding 3D-(3,5/4)-trihydroxycyclohexane-1,2-dione acylhydrolase (decyclizing), with protein MKTIRMTVAQALVKFLNNQYIEFDGKEQKFVHGIFTIFGHGNVVGLGQALEEDPGDLVVYQGRNEQGMAHVATGFAKQKHRKQICAATSSVGPGAANMVTAAATATANNIPVLLLPGDTFATRQPDPVLQQVEQTHDLTISTNDAFRAVSKYWDRVSRPEQLMTAMINAMRVLTDPANTGAVTICLPQDVQGEAYDYPEYFFKKRVHRIERRPATVEAVKDAVELIKSKKKPLLICGGGVRYSEAADSLKAFAEKFNIPFAETQAGKSAIEWTHPLNLGGVGTTGNLAANIIAKDADLVIGVGTRFTDFTTASKSQFQNPEVDFLTINISEYHAYKLDATKVVADAKVGLDAIAAELEKIGYKSAYTEEIKDAKEKWQKELDRLFSIEYKEGFKPEIAGHLDEVIEEFYDDTKSCLTQTRVLGELDKLLDDDAIVVGAAGSLPGDLQRVWCPKKPNTYHMEYGYSCMGYEVAAALGAKIAEPDKEVYTFIGDGSYLMLHSELVTSIQENKKINVVLFDNMAFGCINNLQMSQGMGSFGTEFRFRNEETGKLDGKLIPIDYAMSAAAYGVKTYKVKTIEELREAILDAKKQKVSTLIDVKVLPKTMTGGYESWWRVGTAQVSKKESIQEAARAIKETVEKIRQY; from the coding sequence ATGAAAACAATTAGAATGACTGTAGCGCAAGCTTTAGTCAAGTTTTTAAATAATCAATATATAGAATTTGATGGAAAAGAGCAAAAATTTGTTCATGGTATTTTCACAATATTTGGACATGGAAATGTTGTAGGTCTTGGTCAAGCTTTAGAAGAAGATCCTGGAGATTTAGTTGTATATCAAGGAAGAAATGAACAGGGAATGGCGCATGTAGCTACTGGCTTTGCAAAACAAAAGCATAGAAAACAAATTTGTGCAGCTACATCATCTGTAGGACCAGGAGCAGCTAATATGGTTACAGCTGCAGCTACAGCTACAGCAAATAATATTCCAGTACTTCTTTTACCAGGAGATACTTTTGCTACACGTCAACCAGACCCAGTGCTTCAACAAGTGGAGCAGACACATGATTTGACAATTAGTACAAATGATGCATTCAGAGCAGTAAGTAAATACTGGGATCGTGTAAGTAGACCAGAACAATTAATGACTGCAATGATAAATGCAATGCGTGTACTTACAGATCCTGCAAATACAGGAGCAGTAACAATATGTTTACCTCAAGATGTACAGGGTGAAGCTTATGATTATCCAGAGTATTTCTTCAAAAAGCGTGTGCATAGAATTGAAAGAAGACCAGCAACAGTAGAAGCTGTAAAAGATGCAGTAGAGTTAATAAAATCTAAGAAAAAGCCATTGCTTATTTGTGGTGGTGGTGTAAGATATTCTGAAGCAGCAGATAGCTTAAAAGCATTTGCTGAGAAGTTTAACATTCCTTTTGCAGAAACTCAAGCAGGAAAAAGTGCTATTGAGTGGACACATCCATTAAATTTAGGTGGAGTAGGTACAACAGGAAACTTAGCTGCAAATATTATTGCAAAAGATGCAGACTTAGTTATTGGGGTAGGAACAAGATTTACTGACTTTACAACAGCATCAAAGAGTCAATTCCAAAACCCTGAAGTTGATTTCTTAACAATTAATATTTCAGAATATCATGCATATAAATTAGATGCTACAAAGGTAGTTGCAGATGCAAAGGTAGGATTAGATGCAATTGCGGCTGAACTTGAAAAAATAGGATATAAGTCAGCATATACAGAAGAAATAAAAGATGCTAAAGAAAAATGGCAAAAAGAATTAGATAGATTATTCAGTATAGAATATAAAGAAGGATTCAAGCCTGAAATTGCAGGTCATTTAGACGAAGTAATAGAAGAATTCTATGATGATACAAAGTCTTGTTTAACTCAAACAAGAGTATTAGGTGAATTAGATAAATTATTAGATGATGATGCAATCGTTGTTGGTGCAGCAGGAAGTTTACCTGGAGACCTTCAAAGAGTATGGTGTCCTAAAAAGCCTAATACTTACCATATGGAATATGGATATTCTTGTATGGGATACGAAGTAGCAGCAGCATTAGGTGCAAAGATTGCAGAGCCTGATAAGGAAGTATATACTTTCATTGGAGATGGAAGTTATTTAATGCTTCATTCTGAGCTAGTTACAAGTATTCAAGAGAATAAAAAGATAAATGTCGTATTATTTGATAATATGGCTTTTGGATGTATTAATAACCTGCAAATGAGTCAGGGAATGGGAAGCTTTGGAACAGAATTTAGATTTAGAAATGAAGAAACTGGAAAGTTAGATGGAAAGTTAATTCCTATTGATTATGCCATGAGCGCAGCTGCATATGGTGTAAAAACGTATAAAGTAAAGACAATAGAGGAATTAAGAGAAGCTATTTTAGATGCAAAGAAACAAAAAGTTTCTACTTTAATTGATGTGAAAGTTTTACCAAAAACTATGACTGGTGGATATGAAAGCTGGTGGAGAGTAGGAACAGCACAAGTTTCTAAAAAGGAAAGCATTCAAGAAGCAGCAAGAGCAATAAAAGAAACAGTAGAAAAAATAAGACAATACTAA
- the iolE gene encoding myo-inosose-2 dehydratase has translation MLSKEKVKLGIAPIAWTNDDLPELGAENTFEQCVSEMALAGFTGSEVGNKYPKDTKVLKKALDLRGVQICNAWFSCFFTTKPEEETIEAFIKHRDFLYEMGAKVIGCSEQGHSIQGLDKPIFDEKPVFTDEEWEKLAKGMNKLAELAAEKGMKVSLHHHMGTGVQTPEEVDRFMEMTNDDVYLLFDTGHMYFSEGTQEAVDKVVEKYADRIVHVHLKDVREDVLKRLKEEKWSFLKGVKEGVFTVPGDGVINFDHTFEVLEKVGYEGWMVVEAEQDPAKANPLEYAIKARKFIAEKTGL, from the coding sequence ATGTTGAGCAAAGAAAAAGTAAAATTAGGAATCGCACCAATCGCATGGACAAATGATGACCTTCCAGAACTAGGAGCAGAAAACACTTTTGAACAGTGTGTGAGTGAAATGGCACTTGCAGGCTTTACTGGAAGTGAAGTAGGAAACAAATATCCAAAAGATACAAAAGTATTAAAGAAAGCTCTTGATTTAAGAGGAGTTCAAATCTGTAATGCTTGGTTTAGTTGTTTCTTTACAACAAAGCCAGAAGAAGAAACAATAGAAGCTTTCATTAAGCATAGAGATTTTCTATATGAAATGGGTGCAAAAGTTATTGGCTGTTCTGAACAAGGACACAGTATCCAAGGGTTAGATAAACCAATCTTTGATGAAAAACCAGTATTTACAGATGAAGAATGGGAAAAACTTGCAAAAGGTATGAATAAATTAGCAGAGCTTGCTGCTGAAAAAGGAATGAAAGTTTCTCTACATCATCACATGGGAACAGGAGTTCAAACACCAGAAGAAGTTGATAGATTTATGGAAATGACAAATGATGATGTATATCTATTATTTGACACAGGACATATGTATTTCTCAGAAGGAACTCAAGAAGCAGTAGATAAAGTTGTAGAGAAATATGCTGATAGAATTGTACACGTACATTTAAAAGATGTAAGAGAAGATGTATTAAAAAGATTAAAGGAAGAAAAATGGTCTTTCTTAAAGGGTGTTAAAGAGGGCGTATTTACAGTACCAGGAGATGGTGTTATAAACTTTGATCATACATTTGAAGTATTAGAAAAAGTGGGCTATGAAGGTTGGATGGTAGTAGAGGCAGAACAAGATCCAGCTAAAGCAAATCCTCTAGAGTATGCAATTAAAGCAAGAAAATTTATTGCAGAAAAAACTGGGCTATAA
- the iolG gene encoding inositol 2-dehydrogenase: MAKKMKVGIIGAGRIGKVHSQSIMNHIPEVEIKAISDVYFEGAKEWAEKMGIPTATNDYKDILNDPEIDAVLICSSTDTHAQISIEAAKAGKHIFCEKPVDLSVEKVEAVLEAVKEAGVKFQVGFNRRFDHNFSRVKNLIDEGKVGDLHIVKITSRDPAPPPAEYVKVSGGIFLDMTIHDFDMARFLVGCEVEEVYVSAAVRVDPAIGEAGDVDTAVITLKFEDGTICVIDNSRKAAYGYDQRVEVFGSKGKVEVANDTPSTAVLSTEEGVFSDKPKYFFLERYMDSFVDEMKQFMDAVINDKEVPVTGIDGLKPVLIGLAAKKSLETGAPVKL, translated from the coding sequence ATGGCTAAAAAAATGAAAGTGGGCATCATTGGAGCCGGAAGAATTGGGAAAGTACATTCCCAAAGTATTATGAATCATATACCAGAAGTTGAAATAAAAGCAATTTCTGATGTTTATTTTGAGGGAGCAAAAGAATGGGCAGAAAAAATGGGTATCCCTACAGCAACAAATGACTACAAAGATATATTAAACGATCCAGAGATCGATGCAGTATTAATTTGTTCTTCCACAGATACACATGCACAAATATCTATTGAAGCTGCTAAAGCAGGAAAGCATATTTTCTGTGAAAAGCCAGTTGATTTATCAGTTGAAAAAGTTGAAGCAGTACTTGAAGCAGTAAAAGAAGCAGGTGTAAAATTCCAAGTTGGATTTAATAGAAGATTTGACCATAACTTTAGCAGAGTAAAAAATCTAATTGATGAAGGTAAGGTAGGAGATCTTCATATTGTAAAAATTACTTCTAGAGACCCTGCACCACCACCAGCAGAATATGTTAAGGTTTCTGGCGGAATATTTTTAGATATGACTATTCATGATTTTGATATGGCAAGATTTTTAGTAGGCTGTGAAGTAGAAGAAGTATATGTATCTGCAGCAGTAAGAGTAGATCCAGCAATAGGAGAAGCAGGAGATGTAGATACAGCTGTTATTACATTAAAATTTGAAGATGGAACTATTTGTGTAATTGATAATAGTAGAAAAGCAGCATATGGATATGATCAAAGAGTAGAAGTATTTGGATCAAAAGGAAAAGTAGAAGTTGCAAATGATACACCATCAACAGCAGTACTTAGCACTGAAGAAGGTGTATTTAGCGACAAGCCTAAGTACTTCTTCTTAGAAAGATACATGGATTCTTTTGTTGATGAAATGAAACAATTTATGGATGCAGTAATAAATGATAAAGAAGTACCTGTTACAGGAATAGATGGATTAAAACCAGTACTAATTGGTCTTGCTGCGAAAAAATCATTAGAAACAGGAGCACCTGTTAAATTATAG
- the rlmD gene encoding 23S rRNA (uracil(1939)-C(5))-methyltransferase RlmD: MTNIVKKDQIYSMKIEDIGHKGEGIGKIEGFTVFADGGIVGDLVKVKITVVKKNYAVGKIIKIEEPSPDRIDPICSIAYVCGGCQIQHMDYSGQLRIKEKKVKDNLERIGKLKNVTIHKVLGMTNPYRYRNKAQFPVGTADKSVIGFYKRKTHDIVDIETCHIQHDVNDKIIKIIRDYINKHKISTYDEKTGKGLIRHILTKVGFTTGEIMVVIITNGKNLPNKGELIEALLDEIPQIKSIVQNINTKRTNRILGQECITLYGEDKIVDYIGDLKFNISPLSFFQVNPIQTKVLYEKALEFADLNGEETVYDIYCGIGTISLFLAQKAKYVHGIEIVDEAIQDAKENARINGIENVNFYTGAAEEVVPKLYEKGLKADVVVLDPPRKGCDEKVLDTIVNMNPERIVYVSCNPSTLARDLKYLDEKGYKAVEVQPVDMFPHTMHVESVVLIKRKHS; this comes from the coding sequence ATGACTAATATAGTGAAAAAAGATCAAATTTATTCTATGAAAATTGAAGATATAGGACATAAAGGAGAAGGTATTGGAAAAATAGAAGGTTTTACTGTTTTTGCTGATGGCGGCATAGTAGGGGATTTGGTAAAGGTAAAAATAACAGTTGTTAAGAAGAATTATGCAGTAGGAAAAATTATAAAAATTGAAGAGCCATCCCCTGATAGAATAGACCCTATTTGTTCAATTGCATATGTTTGTGGAGGTTGTCAAATCCAGCATATGGATTATTCAGGACAATTAAGAATAAAAGAAAAAAAAGTAAAAGATAATTTAGAAAGAATTGGGAAATTAAAAAATGTAACAATTCATAAAGTACTAGGAATGACTAATCCTTATAGATATCGTAATAAAGCACAATTTCCAGTAGGAACAGCAGATAAAAGTGTGATTGGATTTTACAAAAGAAAGACACATGATATTGTCGACATTGAAACTTGCCATATACAGCATGATGTCAATGATAAAATTATAAAAATTATAAGGGATTATATAAATAAACATAAAATTTCTACCTATGATGAAAAAACAGGAAAAGGACTTATAAGGCATATATTAACAAAGGTTGGATTTACTACTGGAGAAATTATGGTTGTAATTATTACAAACGGAAAAAATTTACCAAATAAAGGAGAACTTATAGAAGCTTTATTAGATGAAATACCACAAATAAAGAGTATTGTACAAAATATAAATACAAAAAGAACAAATAGGATTCTTGGACAAGAATGTATTACTTTGTATGGAGAAGATAAAATTGTAGATTATATAGGTGATTTAAAATTTAATATTTCTCCTTTATCTTTTTTTCAAGTGAATCCTATACAAACAAAGGTTTTATATGAAAAAGCTTTAGAATTTGCAGATTTAAATGGAGAAGAGACTGTATATGATATTTATTGCGGGATTGGTACCATATCATTATTTTTAGCTCAAAAAGCAAAGTATGTACATGGTATTGAAATTGTAGATGAAGCAATACAGGATGCTAAAGAAAATGCAAGAATCAATGGAATAGAAAATGTTAATTTTTATACTGGAGCAGCAGAAGAGGTTGTACCAAAGCTTTATGAAAAAGGCCTAAAGGCAGATGTAGTAGTACTAGATCCACCAAGAAAAGGATGCGATGAGAAAGTATTAGATACTATTGTTAATATGAATCCAGAAAGAATTGTATATGTTTCTTGTAATCCAAGTACTTTGGCAAGAGATTTAAAATATCTTGATGAGAAAGGATATAAAGCAGTAGAAGTACAGCCAGTAGATATGTTTCCACATACTATGCATGTGGAGTCAGTAGTATTGATTAAAAGAAAACACAGCTAG
- a CDS encoding type I restriction-modification system subunit M, whose translation MITGELKNKVDKIWEIFWTGGITNPLSVIEQFTYLIFIKALDDKQNDLEQNASILGIEPKKIFNDDQQDLRWKNFKQKGANEMYEIVSKKVFPFIKKLDNNKESAFSKYMGDAIFMIPTPQMLEKLVTNIDTLPMEGRDAKGDLYEYLLSKIASSGTNGQFRTPRHIIKMMVELMKPTPTDIIVDPAAGTAGFLVAAGEYLQRNNEDLFTVQELKNHYNQTMFYGFDMDRTMLRIGAMNMMLHGVERPNIMYRDSLSEQNKDEEKYTLVLANPPFKGSLDYESVSVDLLKVTKTKKTELLFLALMLRILKKGGRCATIVPDGVLFGSSKAHKAIRKEIVENHHLHAIISMPSGVFKPYAGVSTAIMIFTKTGAGGTDKVWFYDMKADGFSLDDKRQPVDENDIPDIIIRYHNLENEKDRKRTEKSFFVSKDEIVKNDYDLSINRYKEIEYEEVEYEAPKVIIQRIKELEHQILDGLNDIERMV comes from the coding sequence ATGATAACAGGTGAACTAAAAAACAAAGTAGACAAGATATGGGAAATATTTTGGACAGGTGGAATAACTAATCCTTTATCTGTAATTGAACAATTTACATATCTTATTTTTATAAAGGCATTGGACGATAAACAAAATGATTTAGAGCAAAATGCATCTATACTTGGTATTGAACCAAAGAAGATATTTAATGATGACCAACAGGATTTAAGATGGAAGAATTTTAAACAAAAAGGCGCTAATGAAATGTATGAAATTGTATCTAAGAAGGTATTTCCTTTTATTAAAAAATTGGATAATAATAAAGAATCAGCATTTTCAAAATATATGGGTGATGCAATTTTTATGATACCTACACCACAAATGCTTGAAAAGCTAGTAACAAATATAGATACATTGCCTATGGAAGGAAGAGATGCTAAAGGAGACCTATATGAGTATCTCTTATCTAAAATTGCATCATCTGGTACCAATGGACAATTTAGGACACCAAGACACATTATTAAAATGATGGTTGAATTAATGAAACCAACACCGACAGATATTATCGTAGACCCTGCAGCGGGTACAGCAGGTTTTTTAGTTGCAGCAGGTGAATATCTACAAAGAAATAATGAAGACCTATTTACAGTTCAAGAGCTTAAGAATCATTATAACCAAACTATGTTCTATGGATTTGATATGGATAGAACAATGCTTCGTATTGGAGCAATGAACATGATGCTTCATGGTGTAGAAAGACCTAATATAATGTATAGAGATTCATTGTCAGAGCAAAACAAGGATGAAGAGAAATATACCCTTGTATTAGCTAATCCACCATTTAAAGGTTCATTGGACTATGAGTCAGTTTCAGTTGACCTACTTAAAGTAACAAAGACGAAGAAAACTGAACTTTTATTTCTTGCACTAATGTTACGTATCCTTAAGAAAGGTGGACGTTGTGCAACTATAGTACCTGATGGGGTATTATTCGGTAGTTCAAAAGCCCATAAAGCAATTAGAAAAGAGATTGTTGAAAATCATCACTTGCATGCAATCATATCTATGCCAAGTGGTGTATTTAAACCCTATGCTGGGGTTTCAACTGCTATAATGATATTTACTAAGACAGGTGCAGGTGGAACGGATAAGGTTTGGTTCTATGATATGAAAGCTGATGGATTTTCATTAGATGACAAACGTCAACCCGTGGATGAAAATGATATTCCTGACATTATCATTCGTTATCATAATCTAGAAAATGAAAAGGATAGAAAACGTACTGAAAAGTCTTTCTTTGTCAGTAAAGATGAAATTGTGAAGAATGATTATGATCTTTCCATTAACCGATATAAAGAGATTGAATATGAAGAAGTGGAATATGAAGCACCTAAGGTTATTATTCAAAGAATAAAAGAGTTAGAACATCAGATTCTTGATGGGCTGAATGACATTGAGAGGATGGTGTAG
- a CDS encoding restriction endonuclease subunit S, with protein MDMPLRAKNTLLEVIESLELQMFKKGVIVDNDPKYYCDKDMEDLKRYELFENDILMSLTGNVGRVGILRKSMLPAALNQRVACLRIKNKAVDFKFLYYYLNSDQFENLCIENSKGIAQKNLSTVFLKNVLIPLPALETQKKIVEVLDKAQELIDLRKKQIELLDELIQSIFYDMFGDPVTNPKGWDVRKLKDISTKIINGTTPKGGKQVYVEDGIVFLRSQNVWKNRLLLDDVAYIDNETHTKMAKSSLKYKDILMTKTGRINTENSSLGRAAMFLGEDDSANINGHVYLIRLQKNIIHEFVLFILTTNEYREYIRSVCVGGIDKRQINKEHLQNFPIILPPIELQNQFAEMLQKIEEQKQLMQQSLIEMENNFNCLVQRAFKGELFNE; from the coding sequence ATGGATATGCCTTTGAGAGCAAAAAATACTCTACTAGAGGTTATAGAGTCATTAGAATTACAAATGTTCAAAAAGGGTGTAATTGTTGATAATGATCCGAAATATTATTGTGACAAAGATATGGAAGATTTAAAAAGATATGAGTTGTTTGAAAATGATATTCTGATGTCTTTAACTGGAAACGTCGGTAGGGTGGGTATACTAAGAAAATCTATGTTACCAGCTGCACTTAATCAGCGAGTGGCTTGCTTAAGAATTAAAAATAAAGCAGTAGACTTTAAGTTTCTGTACTATTACTTGAATAGTGACCAATTTGAGAATTTATGTATTGAGAATTCAAAAGGTATTGCACAAAAAAACTTAAGTACAGTATTTTTAAAGAACGTACTAATTCCTCTACCAGCACTCGAAACCCAAAAGAAAATTGTTGAAGTTTTAGATAAAGCTCAGGAGCTTATAGATTTAAGAAAGAAGCAAATTGAACTTCTTGATGAGTTAATTCAAAGTATATTTTATGATATGTTTGGAGACCCTGTTACAAATCCAAAAGGGTGGGATGTTAGAAAACTAAAAGATATATCAACAAAAATAATAAATGGAACAACCCCAAAAGGTGGAAAGCAAGTTTATGTTGAGGATGGGATTGTTTTTTTAAGAAGCCAAAATGTTTGGAAAAATAGATTATTACTTGATGATGTGGCATATATAGATAATGAAACTCATACTAAAATGGCAAAAAGTAGTTTGAAGTATAAAGATATTCTAATGACTAAAACTGGAAGAATAAATACTGAAAATAGTAGTTTAGGTAGAGCGGCTATGTTTTTAGGAGAAGATGATAGTGCTAATATAAATGGACATGTTTATCTGATAAGACTACAAAAGAATATTATTCATGAATTTGTTTTATTTATTCTTACAACTAATGAATATAGAGAATACATTAGAAGTGTATGTGTTGGTGGTATTGATAAAAGACAGATAAATAAGGAACATTTACAAAATTTCCCGATAATTTTGCCGCCCATTGAACTTCAAAATCAATTTGCAGAAATGCTGCAAAAAATCGAAGAACAAAAACAACTCATGCAACAATCACTCATCGAAATGGAAAATAACTTTAATTGCTTAGTGCAAAGAGCTTTTAAAGGAGAACTATTTAATGAATAA